The following are encoded together in the Streptomyces sp. NBC_00341 genome:
- a CDS encoding sugar phosphate isomerase/epimerase: MTTSVPPPARIRIGSAPDSWGVWFPDDPQQVPWRRFLDEVSTAGYEWIELGPYGYLPTDPARLTDETRSRGLSVSAGTVFTGLHHGPGVWERTWAHVADIAELTRAMGADHLVVIPSFWRDDKTGEVLEDRTLTAEQWRDLTTQTERLGREVRDRFGLRIVVHPHADTHIDSEENVSRFLDATDPSLVSLCLDTGHYAYCGGDSVKLIETYGERIGYLHLKQVDPEILAEVVANEVPFGPAVARGVMCEPPGGVPALAPVLDAARRLDVDLFAIVEQDMYPCPPDAPFPIARRTREFLRSCGGPGQAARPA; the protein is encoded by the coding sequence ATGACCACCTCCGTACCCCCTCCGGCCCGCATCCGCATCGGCTCCGCGCCCGACTCCTGGGGGGTGTGGTTCCCCGACGATCCGCAGCAGGTGCCCTGGCGGCGCTTCCTCGACGAGGTCTCCACCGCCGGCTACGAGTGGATCGAGCTGGGCCCGTACGGCTACCTCCCGACCGATCCGGCCCGGCTCACCGACGAGACCCGCAGCCGCGGGCTCAGCGTTTCCGCAGGCACCGTTTTCACCGGATTGCACCACGGTCCGGGCGTCTGGGAACGGACCTGGGCGCATGTCGCGGACATCGCGGAGCTCACCCGGGCGATGGGCGCCGACCATCTCGTGGTCATCCCGTCGTTCTGGCGCGACGACAAGACGGGCGAGGTGCTGGAGGACCGCACCCTCACCGCGGAGCAGTGGAGGGACCTCACCACCCAGACGGAGCGGCTGGGGCGCGAGGTGCGGGACCGTTTCGGTCTGCGCATCGTCGTCCACCCGCACGCCGACACCCATATCGACAGCGAGGAGAACGTCAGCCGCTTCCTCGACGCCACCGACCCCTCGCTGGTCTCGCTCTGCCTCGACACCGGGCACTACGCGTACTGCGGCGGCGACAGCGTCAAGCTGATCGAGACCTACGGTGAACGGATCGGCTATCTGCACCTGAAGCAGGTCGACCCGGAGATCCTGGCCGAAGTGGTGGCGAACGAGGTGCCGTTCGGGCCGGCCGTGGCGCGCGGGGTGATGTGCGAGCCGCCGGGCGGGGTGCCCGCCCTGGCGCCGGTGCTGGACGCCGCCCGCCGACTGGACGTGGACCTGTTCGCGATCGTCGAGCAGGACATGTACCCGTGCCCGCCCGACGCGCCGTTCCCGATCGCCCGCCGCACCCGGGAGTTCCTGCGCTCCTGCGGCGGCCCGGGGCAGGCCGCCCGACCCGCCTGA
- the mmsA gene encoding CoA-acylating methylmalonate-semialdehyde dehydrogenase, producing the protein MKTVNHWIGGKTVEGASGNYGPVTDPATGAVTTQVALASPGEVDAAVAAAKDAYATWGTSSLSARTAILFRYRALLDAHRDEIAALITAEHGKVHSDALGEVARGLEIVELACGITTQLKGELSTQVSTKVDVSSIRQSIGVVAGITPFNFPAMVPMWMFPIAIACGNTFVLKPSEKDPSAANLLAELASEAGLPDGVLNVLHGDKVAVDGLLNHPDVSVVSFVGSTPIARYIHATATAGGKRVQALGGAKNHMLVLPDADLDAAADAAVSAAYGSAGERCMAISAVVAVGAIADGLVARIKDRAEKIKIGPGNDPASEMGPLITAAHRDKVASYMTGAAAQGADVVLDGTGHTVEGFEDGHWIGLSLLDNVSTDSDAYKDEIFGPVLCVLRVDTYEEGVALMNASPFGNGTAIFTRDGGAARRFQLEIEAGMVGINVPIPVPVGYHSFGGWKDSLFGDHHIYGNDGVHFYTRGKVTTTRWPDPADAPAGVDLGFPSNH; encoded by the coding sequence ATGAAGACCGTCAACCACTGGATCGGTGGCAAGACCGTCGAGGGCGCGTCGGGCAACTACGGCCCGGTCACCGACCCGGCCACCGGGGCCGTCACCACCCAGGTCGCGCTGGCCTCCCCGGGCGAGGTCGACGCAGCGGTGGCCGCCGCGAAGGACGCGTACGCGACGTGGGGCACGTCCTCGCTGTCCGCCCGCACCGCGATCCTGTTCCGCTACCGCGCGCTGCTGGACGCCCACCGGGACGAGATCGCCGCGCTGATCACCGCGGAGCACGGCAAGGTGCACTCCGACGCGCTGGGCGAGGTGGCCCGCGGACTGGAGATCGTCGAGCTGGCCTGCGGCATCACCACGCAGCTCAAGGGCGAGCTGTCGACCCAGGTCTCGACCAAGGTCGACGTCTCCTCGATCCGCCAGTCGATCGGTGTCGTCGCCGGCATCACGCCGTTCAACTTCCCGGCCATGGTGCCGATGTGGATGTTCCCGATCGCCATCGCCTGCGGCAACACGTTCGTGCTCAAGCCCAGCGAGAAGGACCCGTCGGCCGCCAACCTCCTTGCCGAGCTGGCTTCGGAGGCAGGTCTGCCGGACGGCGTCCTGAACGTCCTGCACGGTGACAAGGTCGCTGTCGACGGACTGCTGAACCACCCGGACGTCTCCGTCGTCTCGTTCGTCGGGTCCACCCCGATCGCCCGTTACATCCACGCCACCGCCACGGCCGGCGGCAAGCGCGTCCAGGCGCTCGGCGGCGCGAAGAACCACATGCTGGTGCTGCCCGACGCGGACCTCGACGCCGCCGCCGACGCAGCCGTCTCCGCCGCGTACGGCTCCGCCGGTGAGCGCTGCATGGCGATCTCCGCGGTCGTCGCCGTGGGCGCGATCGCGGACGGCCTCGTCGCCCGGATCAAGGACCGCGCCGAGAAGATCAAGATCGGTCCCGGCAACGACCCGGCGTCCGAGATGGGCCCGCTGATCACCGCCGCCCACCGCGACAAGGTCGCCTCCTACATGACCGGCGCCGCCGCCCAGGGCGCCGATGTCGTCCTGGACGGCACCGGCCACACGGTCGAGGGCTTCGAGGACGGCCACTGGATCGGCCTCTCCCTCCTCGACAACGTCTCCACCGACTCGGACGCGTACAAGGACGAGATCTTCGGCCCGGTCCTGTGCGTGCTGCGCGTCGACACGTACGAGGAGGGCGTCGCGCTGATGAACGCCTCGCCGTTCGGCAACGGCACCGCGATCTTCACCCGCGACGGCGGCGCCGCCCGCCGCTTCCAGCTGGAGATCGAAGCCGGCATGGTCGGCATCAACGTCCCGATCCCGGTCCCGGTGGGCTACCACTCCTTCGGTGGCTGGAAGGACTCGCTCTTCGGCGACCACCACATCTACGGCAACGACGGCGTGCACTTCTACACCCGGGGCAAGGTCACCACCACCCGCTGGCCGGACCCGGCCGACGCCCCGGCCGGCGTAGACCTGGGCTTCCCCAGCAACCACTGA
- the iolC gene encoding 5-dehydro-2-deoxygluconokinase — translation MPEPYDVITMGRIGVDLYPLQTGLPLARVDAFGKFLGGSPTNVAVAAARLGRRSAVVTRTGQDAFGEYLHQQLRDFGVDDRWVTAVDAYPTPVTFCEIFPPDDFPLYFYRMPKAPDLEIHPSELDLEAVASARVFWMTGTGLCAEPSCSATLAALRARNRSGITVFDLDWRPMFWDTPQDATADAPQAPAADAPPDTVGSAPPSGSPHPAASARYREALAHATVAVGNLDECEIATGEREPYAAARALLAAGAELAVVKQGPGGVLAVHRDGTVADVPPLPVEVVNGLGAGDAFGGALCHGLLAGWDTARIMRYANAAGAIVASRLACSSAMPFPHEVEAALAAGRVTTDETATDATATEATATDPPAAPTTATAPTTATAPTGSGAAS, via the coding sequence ATGCCTGAGCCGTACGACGTGATCACGATGGGCCGGATCGGAGTGGATCTCTACCCCCTGCAGACGGGTCTGCCGCTGGCCCGGGTGGACGCCTTCGGGAAGTTCCTCGGCGGTTCGCCCACCAACGTCGCCGTCGCGGCGGCGCGCCTGGGCAGGCGCAGTGCGGTGGTGACCCGGACGGGGCAGGACGCGTTCGGGGAGTACCTCCACCAGCAGCTCAGGGACTTCGGGGTGGACGACCGATGGGTGACGGCCGTCGATGCGTACCCGACCCCGGTCACCTTCTGCGAGATTTTCCCGCCCGACGACTTCCCGCTCTACTTCTACCGGATGCCCAAGGCCCCGGACCTGGAGATCCACCCCTCGGAACTGGACCTGGAGGCCGTCGCGTCCGCCCGGGTCTTCTGGATGACCGGCACCGGGCTCTGCGCCGAACCCAGCTGCTCCGCGACGCTCGCCGCGCTGCGGGCCAGGAACCGTTCGGGCATCACGGTCTTCGACCTCGACTGGCGCCCCATGTTCTGGGACACCCCGCAGGACGCCACGGCAGACGCCCCGCAGGCCCCCGCGGCAGACGCCCCGCCGGACACCGTGGGAAGCGCGCCGCCCAGCGGCTCGCCCCACCCCGCCGCCTCCGCCCGCTACCGCGAGGCCCTCGCCCACGCCACCGTCGCCGTGGGCAACCTCGACGAGTGCGAGATCGCGACCGGCGAGCGCGAACCGTACGCCGCGGCACGCGCCCTGCTGGCCGCCGGGGCCGAGCTGGCCGTCGTGAAGCAGGGGCCCGGCGGTGTCCTCGCGGTCCACCGGGACGGCACGGTGGCCGATGTCCCGCCGCTTCCGGTCGAGGTGGTCAACGGCCTGGGCGCCGGGGACGCGTTCGGCGGCGCGCTCTGCCACGGCCTGCTCGCCGGCTGGGACACTGCCCGCATCATGCGGTACGCCAACGCGGCGGGCGCCATCGTCGCCTCCAGGCTCGCCTGCTCCTCCGCGATGCCGTTCCCGCACGAGGTCGAGGCGGCCCTCGCCGCAGGCCGCGTGACGACGGACGAGACCGCAACGGACGCGACCGCGACGGAAGCGACCGCGACGGACCCACCCGCCGCGCCCACCACCGCAACCGCGCCCACCACCGCAACCGCCCCCACCGGATCCGGAGCGGCGTCATGA
- a CDS encoding DUF3626 domain-containing protein, whose amino-acid sequence MASLSSGQPLDRSVPLTLNFHPDRMAGGRPILAALAQDGVYRSQFVTGTSNGGLTAHPGGDRWRWESRIFGGAYDGVPGEQRPVYGALNFRRQETGAAPRFGSAHFRLTAQALERATFCYPDSAAEPSDFGVAGRMNLIERAESDSRDALDDYIEAQVHGPVLLDRHPEALVLDPSFRGTAVEEAARRLPCRTEWHGGFRLTVAELRRHADYRGQEFVDLGVEISRGGLLDPRIIGEADRTGRYAAQSLKKVWHCLARFGAPARTESA is encoded by the coding sequence GTGGCCTCCCTCTCCTCCGGGCAGCCGCTGGACCGCTCCGTACCGCTCACGCTGAACTTCCACCCGGACCGGATGGCGGGCGGCCGCCCGATCCTGGCCGCGCTCGCCCAGGACGGCGTCTACCGTTCGCAGTTCGTCACCGGCACCAGCAACGGCGGGCTGACCGCCCATCCGGGCGGCGACCGGTGGCGCTGGGAGAGCCGGATCTTCGGCGGCGCGTACGACGGCGTGCCCGGCGAGCAGCGGCCGGTGTACGGGGCGTTGAACTTCCGGCGTCAGGAGACCGGGGCGGCGCCACGGTTCGGGTCGGCGCACTTCAGGCTGACCGCGCAGGCGCTTGAGCGGGCCACCTTCTGCTACCCGGACAGCGCCGCCGAGCCCTCGGACTTCGGCGTCGCCGGCCGGATGAACCTCATCGAACGCGCGGAGTCCGACAGCCGGGACGCGCTCGACGACTACATCGAGGCGCAGGTGCACGGCCCGGTCCTGCTCGACCGCCATCCGGAGGCGCTGGTCCTCGACCCGAGCTTCCGGGGCACCGCCGTCGAGGAGGCCGCGCGACGGCTGCCCTGCCGTACGGAATGGCACGGCGGGTTCCGCCTGACCGTGGCGGAGCTGCGCCGCCACGCGGACTACCGGGGGCAGGAGTTCGTCGACCTCGGCGTGGAGATCTCCCGGGGCGGACTGCTCGATCCCCGGATCATCGGGGAGGCCGACCGCACCGGCCGCTACGCGGCACAGTCGCTGAAGAAGGTCTGGCACTGCCTGGCCCGTTTCGGCGCCCCGGCCCGCACCGAATCGGCCTGA
- a CDS encoding VC0807 family protein, translating to MSSPAVTVAAPAADTRSGAVAFSPRKAMLESLAPLVVDVAVPLVSYYVLKAAGLGTFGALAWSSVVPAVRTVWGVARERRLNALAALMVAVNAVGLLLSLVAGDPRLMLLKDSGVSSTIGLVVLVSALRGRPMMSAGLRPWLTRGEAAKSAAWQRLSTGSDDAFRRAEARFSVVWGVALLGECAVRAVGAYTVPVETMVWGGQVALIAAMLIAFVVSGRTAVVPMERMIEEAVAGQQR from the coding sequence ATGAGCAGCCCGGCCGTCACTGTCGCCGCACCCGCTGCCGACACCCGGTCCGGCGCCGTCGCGTTCTCGCCGCGCAAGGCGATGCTGGAGAGCCTGGCGCCGCTGGTCGTGGATGTGGCGGTGCCGCTCGTCTCGTACTACGTGCTGAAGGCGGCGGGCCTGGGCACGTTCGGGGCGCTGGCCTGGAGCAGTGTGGTGCCGGCGGTGCGGACCGTGTGGGGGGTGGCGCGGGAGCGGCGCCTCAACGCTCTCGCCGCGCTGATGGTGGCGGTCAACGCGGTCGGGCTGCTGCTGAGCCTGGTGGCGGGTGACCCCCGGCTGATGCTGCTCAAGGACAGCGGGGTGAGCAGCACGATCGGTCTGGTGGTTCTGGTGTCCGCGCTGCGGGGGCGGCCGATGATGTCGGCCGGGCTGCGGCCGTGGCTGACCCGGGGCGAGGCGGCCAAGTCCGCTGCCTGGCAGCGGCTTTCCACCGGTTCGGACGACGCGTTCCGGCGGGCGGAGGCGCGGTTCTCCGTGGTGTGGGGTGTGGCGCTGCTGGGTGAGTGCGCGGTGCGGGCCGTGGGCGCGTACACCGTTCCGGTCGAGACGATGGTGTGGGGCGGCCAGGTGGCCCTGATCGCCGCGATGCTTATCGCGTTCGTCGTCTCGGGGCGGACGGCGGTCGTTCCGATGGAGCGGATGATCGAGGAAGCGGTCGCCGGACAGCAGCGCTGA
- a CDS encoding AlpA family transcriptional regulator, producing the protein MTDRRLWSYKDIAAHIRVQPDTVRSYRKHGLLPPPDHVEGGKPYWYADTIRTWVTTRPGNRGRRD; encoded by the coding sequence ATGACGGACAGAAGGCTCTGGTCCTACAAGGACATTGCCGCTCACATCCGGGTGCAGCCGGACACCGTCCGCTCCTACCGGAAACACGGTCTCCTTCCGCCACCGGATCACGTGGAGGGCGGCAAGCCGTACTGGTACGCGGACACCATCCGCACCTGGGTCACCACCCGCCCCGGCAACCGGGGCCGCCGTGACTGA
- a CDS encoding alpha/beta fold hydrolase, translated as MRNAVVTPEGDRIRWVELPGQEPARVYVHGLGASSPAYFTETAVHPLLAGRRSLLIDLLGHGISDRPTGFGYTLESHADALAEALTGAGVTGAELIAHSMGGSVAIVLAVRHPRLVSRLVLVDANLDPIPPTRLSGGSGDIASYSEQEFMAGGWEEIRDRAGAHWWSTMRLAGREALYRSAVHLAGGTVPTMRELLVRLTIPRTFLLPQGDRLPGADALTAAGVSVVAIPDCGHNIMLDNPEAFASATAEALAAPPYRERSTPGQRRTP; from the coding sequence GTGCGCAACGCCGTTGTGACACCCGAAGGTGACCGGATCCGCTGGGTCGAGCTGCCGGGGCAGGAACCGGCCCGCGTCTATGTGCACGGGCTGGGTGCCAGCTCCCCCGCCTACTTCACGGAGACCGCCGTCCATCCGCTGCTGGCCGGCCGCCGTTCCCTGCTGATCGACCTGCTCGGCCACGGCATCAGCGACCGGCCGACCGGCTTCGGCTACACCCTGGAATCACACGCCGACGCGCTCGCCGAGGCGCTGACCGGCGCGGGTGTCACCGGCGCGGAGCTGATCGCGCACAGCATGGGCGGCTCCGTGGCCATCGTTCTGGCCGTCCGGCACCCGCGGCTGGTCTCCCGGCTGGTCCTGGTCGATGCCAATCTCGACCCGATCCCGCCCACCCGCCTCTCCGGAGGCAGCGGTGACATCGCCTCCTACTCCGAGCAGGAGTTCATGGCGGGCGGATGGGAGGAGATCCGCGACCGGGCCGGAGCCCACTGGTGGTCCACGATGCGCCTGGCCGGCCGCGAGGCCCTGTACCGCAGCGCCGTCCACCTCGCCGGGGGCACGGTCCCCACGATGCGTGAGCTCCTGGTGAGGCTGACGATTCCCCGCACCTTCCTGCTGCCGCAGGGCGACCGGCTGCCGGGCGCCGACGCCCTCACCGCTGCCGGGGTGTCCGTGGTCGCGATCCCGGACTGCGGACACAACATCATGCTCGACAACCCGGAGGCCTTCGCGAGCGCCACCGCGGAGGCGCTGGCGGCACCCCCGTACCGCGAGCGCAGTACACCGGGGCAACGCCGTACGCCCTGA
- a CDS encoding DUF4291 domain-containing protein, with product MTRPAEPTPQQHEIRALHTDTTLTVYQAYAPSLGLPAARDGRFPPAWKRDRMTWIKPSFLWMMYRCGWALKESQETVLAVEITREGFDWALANAELSHYERGVHPDHASWQRTLRGAPARVQWDPERDLHLNRLPYRSLQLGLSGEAARRYADEWTVSVRDVTPVARRIHELVREGADDAAARLLPEETPYTAAGRVPRLR from the coding sequence ATGACCCGACCGGCCGAACCGACCCCGCAGCAGCACGAGATACGCGCGCTCCACACCGACACCACCCTCACCGTCTACCAGGCGTACGCCCCCTCCCTCGGCCTCCCCGCCGCCCGCGACGGACGCTTCCCGCCGGCCTGGAAACGCGATCGCATGACGTGGATAAAGCCCAGCTTCCTGTGGATGATGTACCGCTGCGGCTGGGCCCTGAAGGAGAGTCAGGAGACCGTCCTGGCCGTGGAGATCACCCGTGAGGGCTTCGACTGGGCGCTCGCGAACGCCGAACTCTCGCACTACGAGCGGGGCGTGCACCCCGACCACGCGAGCTGGCAGCGCACCCTGCGCGGCGCACCGGCACGCGTCCAGTGGGACCCGGAGCGCGATCTGCACCTGAACCGGCTCCCGTACCGCTCCCTCCAGCTCGGCCTCTCCGGTGAGGCGGCGCGGCGATACGCGGACGAGTGGACGGTGTCCGTCCGCGATGTCACCCCGGTGGCCCGTCGGATCCATGAGCTGGTCCGGGAGGGTGCGGACGACGCGGCGGCCCGGCTCCTGCCGGAGGAGACGCCGTACACCGCTGCCGGGCGCGTGCCCCGGCTACGGTGA
- a CDS encoding deoxyribose-phosphate aldolase has product MTAPAASVSDLVHLRMRHPEAVAEAAARRRRRPLVGSGGRLMIIAADHPARGSLAVGERELAMANRFELLDRLCLALSRPGVDGVLATADILDDLLLLGALEDKVVIGSMNRGGLAGAAFELDDRFTGHRPEDLARLGFDAGKLLLRIDYDDPGSLDTMHTTARAIDAMAAYRLPVFVEPFLCRRSGGKVRNDLSAAAVSTSIAIASGLAGTSAYTWLKVPVTEKPEDMAQVMESSTLPAVLLGGEVGEDQDGAYERWRTALRLPTVRGLVVGRSLLYPSDGDVGAAVDTAVSLLEPGATGGETGREEE; this is encoded by the coding sequence ATGACCGCCCCGGCTGCTTCCGTCTCCGACCTCGTCCACCTGCGCATGCGCCACCCGGAAGCCGTCGCGGAGGCCGCCGCGCGGCGGCGCAGGCGGCCGCTCGTCGGCAGCGGCGGGCGGCTGATGATCATCGCCGCGGACCATCCGGCCCGTGGCTCGCTCGCCGTCGGGGAGCGGGAGCTCGCCATGGCCAACCGGTTCGAACTGCTGGACCGGCTCTGCCTGGCGCTCTCCAGACCCGGCGTCGACGGAGTCCTGGCCACCGCCGACATCCTCGACGACCTGCTGCTCCTGGGCGCGCTGGAGGACAAGGTCGTCATCGGATCGATGAACCGGGGCGGCCTGGCCGGCGCCGCCTTCGAGCTGGACGACCGGTTCACCGGACACCGCCCAGAAGATCTCGCCCGGCTCGGCTTCGACGCGGGCAAGCTGCTGCTGCGGATCGACTACGACGACCCCGGCTCCCTCGACACGATGCACACCACCGCCCGCGCGATCGACGCCATGGCCGCGTACCGGCTGCCGGTCTTCGTCGAACCGTTCCTCTGCCGCCGCTCCGGCGGAAAGGTCCGCAACGACCTGAGCGCCGCCGCGGTGAGCACCTCCATCGCCATCGCCTCCGGGCTCGCCGGCACCTCCGCGTACACCTGGCTCAAGGTCCCCGTCACCGAGAAGCCCGAGGACATGGCGCAGGTCATGGAGAGCTCCACGCTGCCCGCCGTGCTGCTCGGCGGTGAGGTGGGCGAGGACCAGGACGGCGCGTACGAGAGGTGGCGTACCGCGCTGCGACTGCCGACCGTCCGGGGGCTTGTCGTGGGGCGGTCGCTGCTCTACCCGTCCGACGGTGACGTGGGCGCCGCGGTCGACACGGCCGTATCGCTGCTCGAACCGGGCGCGACGGGTGGGGAAACGGGTAGGGAAGAGGAATGA
- the iolD gene encoding 3D-(3,5/4)-trihydroxycyclohexane-1,2-dione acylhydrolase (decyclizing): MSTRRLTTAQALVDFLAAQYTERDGAHHRLIGATWGIFGHGNVAGVGQALLEAGDDMPYLQGRNEQAMVHAAVGYARRSGRLSAHAVTTSIGPGATNLVTGAALATINHLPVLLLPGDTFATRPAEPVLQQLEVPGQGDVSVNDCLRPVSRYFDRINRPEALIPAALRAVRVLTDPAETGAVTLALPQDVQAEAYDWPEEFFAARVWHVRRPVPEPQELDRAAAAVRAARRPLVVAGGGVHHSAAEEALAAFAAATAIPVATTQAGKGSLRHDHPADVGGIGHTGTATADELARTADLVIGVGTRYSDFTTASATLFANPDVRFLNLNITGFDAHKLGALPLVADARTALEALTAALAGGEGHRADAGYESEYTEAKAAWEKRVDAAYATPDPAARPTQAQVLGLLDELVTDDDILINAAGSLPGDLHKLWRTRSPHQYHVEYGYSCMGYEIPAAIGVQLAAPGSPVWALVGDGTYLMNPTEIVTAVQQGLPVKLIVLQNHGYASIGGLSESVGGERFGTAYRHRAADGGFTGPPLPVDLAANAASLGMRVLRADTVRELREALAVARAEDRPTCVYVETETADTVSGPPPAQAWWDVPVAETATRPSAARAREEYERHVTDRRSHL, translated from the coding sequence GTGAGTACCCGCCGCCTCACCACCGCCCAGGCGCTGGTGGACTTCCTCGCCGCCCAGTACACCGAACGCGACGGCGCACACCACCGGCTGATCGGCGCCACCTGGGGCATCTTCGGTCACGGCAACGTCGCGGGCGTCGGCCAGGCGCTCCTGGAGGCCGGGGACGACATGCCCTACCTCCAGGGCCGCAACGAGCAGGCCATGGTGCACGCCGCCGTCGGATACGCCCGCCGCTCCGGCCGGCTCTCCGCGCACGCCGTCACCACCTCCATCGGTCCGGGCGCCACCAACCTCGTCACCGGGGCGGCCCTCGCCACCATCAACCACCTCCCGGTCCTGCTGCTGCCCGGCGACACCTTCGCGACCCGCCCCGCGGAGCCCGTGCTCCAGCAGCTGGAGGTCCCCGGCCAGGGCGACGTCTCGGTCAACGACTGCCTGCGCCCCGTTTCCCGCTACTTCGACCGGATCAACCGCCCAGAGGCGCTGATCCCGGCCGCGCTGCGGGCCGTGCGGGTCCTCACCGACCCGGCGGAGACCGGTGCCGTCACCCTCGCGCTGCCGCAGGACGTCCAGGCCGAGGCGTACGACTGGCCCGAGGAGTTCTTCGCCGCCCGCGTCTGGCACGTACGCAGGCCGGTCCCAGAGCCGCAGGAGCTCGACCGGGCGGCAGCGGCCGTGCGCGCGGCCCGCCGGCCGCTGGTCGTGGCGGGCGGCGGGGTCCACCACAGCGCCGCGGAGGAGGCCCTGGCCGCGTTCGCCGCCGCCACCGCGATCCCCGTCGCCACCACCCAGGCGGGCAAGGGCTCCCTGCGCCACGACCACCCCGCCGACGTCGGCGGCATCGGCCACACCGGCACCGCGACCGCCGACGAACTGGCGCGCACCGCCGACCTGGTGATCGGGGTCGGCACCCGCTACTCCGACTTCACCACCGCGTCCGCCACCCTCTTCGCCAACCCGGACGTGCGCTTCCTCAACCTCAACATCACCGGATTCGACGCCCACAAGCTCGGCGCGCTCCCGCTCGTCGCCGACGCCCGCACCGCACTCGAAGCCCTGACCGCGGCCCTGGCCGGCGGGGAAGGCCACCGCGCGGACGCCGGTTACGAGAGCGAGTACACCGAAGCCAAGGCGGCCTGGGAAAAGCGCGTCGACGCCGCCTACGCCACCCCGGACCCGGCCGCCCGCCCCACCCAGGCCCAGGTCCTCGGCCTCCTCGACGAACTGGTCACCGACGACGACATCCTGATCAACGCGGCCGGCTCGCTCCCCGGTGACCTGCACAAACTGTGGCGGACCCGGTCACCGCACCAGTACCACGTCGAGTACGGCTACTCCTGCATGGGATACGAGATCCCCGCGGCGATCGGCGTCCAGCTGGCGGCCCCCGGCTCCCCGGTCTGGGCGCTCGTCGGCGACGGCACGTACCTCATGAACCCCACCGAGATCGTCACCGCCGTCCAGCAGGGCCTGCCCGTCAAGCTGATCGTCCTGCAGAACCACGGCTACGCGTCGATCGGCGGCCTCTCCGAGTCCGTCGGCGGCGAACGCTTCGGCACGGCCTACCGCCACCGTGCCGCCGACGGCGGCTTCACCGGCCCGCCGCTCCCCGTCGATCTCGCGGCGAACGCGGCCTCGCTCGGGATGCGGGTGCTGCGGGCCGACACCGTCCGTGAGCTGCGGGAAGCCCTCGCGGTGGCGCGGGCGGAGGACCGTCCCACTTGTGTCTACGTCGAGACCGAAACGGCAGACACAGTGTCGGGGCCCCCTCCGGCACAGGCGTGGTGGGATGTTCCCGTGGCCGAGACGGCCACTCGCCCGTCGGCGGCAAGAGCCCGGGAAGAGTACGAACGTCACGTCACCGACCGACGCAGCCACCTCTGA
- the iolB gene encoding 5-deoxy-glucuronate isomerase, with the protein MTMHGEPRYHVTAGSAARGPYALDIGPEQAGWERSGLRVLELEPGGVHTLVTGESEWIVLPLTGACTVHVSDEIFELLGRKSVFSGVSDFAYVPRDAHAQIASGAGGRFALAGAKCERRLPARYGPAPEVPVELRGSGTCSRQVNNFAAADTFDCDRLIAVEVLTPGGNWSSYPPHKHDEDHPGEECVLEEIYYFEVADDGLGYHRVSPSRPGGTDVLAEVRSGDAVLIPDGWHGPSIAAPGRTLYYLNVMAGPGDERQWLIRDHPEHGWIRDTWPSGSMDPRLPFYGPEDHT; encoded by the coding sequence ATGACCATGCACGGAGAACCGAGGTACCACGTGACCGCCGGCAGCGCGGCGCGCGGTCCCTACGCCCTCGACATCGGTCCGGAACAGGCCGGCTGGGAGCGGTCGGGACTGCGTGTGCTGGAGCTCGAACCGGGAGGTGTTCACACACTTGTCACCGGAGAGAGCGAGTGGATCGTGCTGCCGTTGACGGGTGCCTGTACGGTGCACGTCTCAGATGAGATCTTTGAACTGCTGGGCCGGAAAAGCGTGTTCAGCGGGGTATCCGACTTCGCGTACGTACCGCGTGACGCCCACGCACAGATCGCCTCCGGCGCAGGGGGCCGCTTCGCCCTGGCAGGAGCGAAGTGCGAGCGACGACTCCCCGCTCGCTACGGCCCCGCGCCGGAGGTACCCGTCGAGCTGCGCGGCTCCGGCACCTGCTCCCGGCAGGTCAACAACTTCGCCGCCGCCGACACCTTCGACTGCGACCGGCTGATCGCGGTCGAGGTCCTCACCCCGGGCGGCAACTGGTCCTCCTACCCGCCGCACAAGCACGACGAGGACCACCCCGGCGAGGAGTGCGTGCTCGAAGAGATCTACTACTTCGAGGTGGCGGACGACGGCCTCGGCTACCACCGGGTGTCCCCGTCCCGCCCCGGCGGTACGGACGTCCTGGCCGAGGTCCGCAGCGGCGACGCGGTCCTGATCCCGGACGGCTGGCACGGCCCGTCCATCGCCGCGCCCGGCCGCACGCTGTACTACCTCAACGTGATGGCGGGCCCCGGCGACGAGCGGCAGTGGCTGATCCGCGACCACCCCGAGCACGGCTGGATCCGCGACACCTGGCCGTCCGGGTCCATGGACCCCAGGCTCCCGTTCTACGGACCGGAGGATCACACGTGA